From Kryptolebias marmoratus isolate JLee-2015 linkage group LG15, ASM164957v2, whole genome shotgun sequence, a single genomic window includes:
- the zgc:113276 gene encoding uncharacterized protein zgc:113276 isoform X3, whose translation MEEHLACPPLGLLVVDTYGEWAGLWERQFAALNIPHLRSHTLVHTDPLNQTSLQEFVLKHERSEELRSLPDQIYILDENAFFNDARLGRKEKKRLNIRSTLRRSLSFSLPGNQLSVDFFKHQVKKYKLDKILQKGTVERILPVIEDLEEEQENIRQTDRKTVKYFQVHLQDGSVLKARRVVMATGPTRAQMANVPDWVQGIAETHPDERLRHTVHLMHQLPDSRQNLGETDGQRWSGSGRVCEAGQRVMVVGGGLTSAHVVSLALQQGASRVTWVMRKHLQVLCLCATACGSTIKTNFSLQNKTVFFFFCLNFILQLKQFDVGDVESLVGRYSHVEHGIKMDGRAYLRQFYNERSLHKRLNMIRQARKGGAITPEAYIHLQPFIQTQQVELKTFCQVSEASWCYRNQTWNLSLSSGDRWTGDMIWLATGCKLDVKQDPLLSDVMKEFPIQVIEGWPCISESLQWTEGCPLYLMGQYAALQVGPHAVNLAGGQAASRRIAEDIVHRQTQDGGRVSDPGGGKSRTEEYIQQMHGLFWL comes from the exons ACGTCTCTGCAGGAGTTTGTCCTGAAACACGAGCGTTCAGAGGAGCTCCGCAGCCTCCCGGATCAGATCTACATCCTGGATGAGAACGCCTTTTTTAACGACGCTCGCCTCGGCAGGAAGGAGAAGAAACGCCTGAACATCAGGTCCACCCTGAGGAGGAGTTTATCCTTCAGTCTGCCAGGAAACCAGCTGAGCGTGGACTTCTTCAAACATCAG GTGAAGAAATACAAGCTGGATAAGATCCTGCAGAAAGGAACGGTGGAGCGAATCCTTCCTGTGATCGAAGACCTGGAAGAAGAGCAGGAGAACATcagacagactgacaggaaGACCGTTAAATACTTTCAAGTTCATCTTCAAGATGGCAGCGTCCTAAAAGCTCGACGGGTCGTCATGGCGACAGGTCCAACCCGTGCTCAGATGGCAAACGTACCTGACTGGGTACAAGGCATCGCAGAAACACACCCGGACGAGCGTCTGCGGCACACAGTTCATCTCATGCACCAGCTGCCGGACTCACGGCAGAACCTCGGAGAAACCGACGGTCAGAGATGGTCCGGTTCGGGTCGAG tGTGTGAGGCAGGGCAGAGGGTAATGGTAGTTGGTGGAGGTCTGACCAGCGCTCATGTCGTCTCACTTGCCCTGCAGCAGGGGGCCAGCCGTGTGACATGGGTCATGAGAAAACACCTGCAggtcttgtgtctgtgtgcaacAGCATGCGGATCAACCATTAAAACCAACTTTTctctccaaaacaaaacagtcttcttcttcttctgtttaaattttattctgcagctgaaacaatTCGACGTAGGTGACGTAGAAAGCCTGGTGGGTCGATACTCTCATGTGGAGCATGGCATCAAGATGGACGGCCGAGCCTACCTACGGCAGTTCTATAACGAACGGAGCTTACATAAACGTCTGAATATGATCCGCCAGGCAAGGAAAGGAGGAGCCATCACCCCCGAGGCCTACATCCACCTGCAGCCGTTCATCCAGACCCAACAGGTGGAGCTGAAGACGTTCTGTCAG GTGAGCGAGGCCAGCTGGTGCTACAGGAACCAAACCTGGAATCTGTCCCTCAGTTCTGGGGACCGTTGGACAGGGGACATGATCTGGCTCGCCACCGGCTGCAAACTGGACGTCAAACAAGACCCGCTGCTTTCAGATGTGATGAAAGAATTCCCCATTCAG GTGATCGAGGGATGGCCCTGCATATCAGAAAGCCTGCAGTGGACAGAAGGATGTCCTCTCTACCTGATGGGACAGTACGCAGCTCTCCAG GTTGGACCTCACGCTGTCAACCTGGCAGGGGGACAAGCTGCCAGCAGGCGGATTGCTGAAGACATCGTCCATCGTCAGACGCAGGATGGAGGACGGGTTTCTGACCCGGGTGGAGGCAAATCCAGAACCGAGGAATATATACAGCAGATGCATGGGCTGTTCTGGCTTTAA